In the Wyeomyia smithii strain HCP4-BCI-WySm-NY-G18 chromosome 2, ASM2978416v1, whole genome shotgun sequence genome, one interval contains:
- the LOC129724215 gene encoding translocating chain-associated membrane protein 1: MAIKPGIGRKSSNKNPPFLSHEFVIQNHADIVSCFAMIFVVGLMLQATNSLASIFIALHHNVTGADPSHENPQGEPYFYTSGWKDGCAVFFYTLICIIMHAILQEYALDKISKKLHLSKFKLSRFNESGQLVVFYALSFLWGFDVIVREQYLGNMAKLWEGFPDHPMVFLHKLFFVIQLAYYLHMLPELYFQKVKKDEQKPKIQHALGGFFLIATAYFLGFQRIALVLLTLHYFCEFIAHSLQLVNIFDKDEKFVKLRLVHNVVFILTRFATMVLAFLTLFYGINDVSQMKRSFMLATIFGLQGYLIFDFIWNVLRSKRERSAEHSERQAKAAAAKGEKTKKERKKESDLPEADQNAIQSGASQAVTGGKASKKTKVK; the protein is encoded by the exons ATGGCCATCAAACCCGGTATCGGTCGGAAGTCGTCCAACAAAAACCCACCCTTCCTGAGCCATGAATTCGTAATTCAAAATCATGCCGATATAGTGTCCTGCTTCGCAATGATCTTCGTCGTCGGATTAATGCTGCAG GCCACTAACTCCTTGGCAAGCATTTTCATTGCCCTGCATCACAACGTAACCGGTGCGGATCCGAGCCATGAGAATCCACAGGGCGAGCCATACTTCTACACATCCGGCTGGAAGGACGGCTGTGCGGTGTTTTTTTACACCCTGATTTGCATCATCATGCATGCCATCCTGCAGGAGTACGCTTTGGAT AAAATCTCCAAGAAACTGCACCTGTCCAAATTCAAGCTTTCCCGATTCAACGAGTCAGGCCAGCTGGTTGTGTTTTACGCGTTGTCCTTCCTGTGGGGCTTCGACGTGATTGTTCGCGAGCAGTACCTGGGCAATATGGCCAAGCTGTGGGAGGGATTCCCAGACCATCCGATGGTGTTTTTGCACAAGCTGTTCTTCGTGATCCAGCTGGCGTACTACCTGCACATGCTGCCCGAGTTGTACTTCCAGAAGGTGAAAAAGGACGAACAGAAGCCAAAGATTCAGCATGCTCTTGGCGGATTTTTCTTGATTGCTACAGCATACTTCCTtgg ATTCCAACGCATTGCTTTGGTTCTGTTGACGTTGCACTACTTCTGCGAGTTTATCGCGCACTCTTTGCAGCTGGTCAACATCTTTGATAAGGATGAGAAATTTGTGAAAC TACGCCTGGTTCACAACGTGGTCTTCATTCTGACCCGCTTCGCCACGATGGTGCTGGCATTCCTCACCCTATTTTACGGAATCAACGACGTATCCCAGATGAAGCGCAGCTTCATGTTGGCCACCATATTCGGCCTGCAGGGTTATTTGATATTCGACTTCATCTGGAACGTTCTCCGCTCGAAGCGGGAACGATCTGCGGAGCACTCGGAGCGCCAGGCAAAGGCTGCTGCTGCCAAGGGCGAAAAGACGAAAAAGGAGCGCAAGAAGGAAAGCGATCTGCCGGAAGCGGATCAAAACGCGATCCAGTCCGGTGCGTCCCAAGCGGTGACCGGAGGAAAGGCCTCCAAAAAGACCAAGGTCAAGTAG